One window from the genome of Helicoverpa zea isolate HzStark_Cry1AcR chromosome 6, ilHelZeax1.1, whole genome shotgun sequence encodes:
- the LOC124631265 gene encoding DNA-directed RNA polymerase II subunit RPB11, translating into MNAPPTFESFLLYDGEKKVQKEEDTKVTNAAIFTVNKEDHTLGNMIRHQLLKDPKVLFAGYKVPHPLEHKFVLRIQTTSDYTPQEAFMNAITDLTSELSLFEERFKEAIKEKKEGLD; encoded by the exons ATGAACGCACCTCCAACATTCGAATCATTTCTTCTTTATGATGGAGAgaaaaa GGTTCAGAAAGAAGAGGACACAAAGGTGACCAACGCAGCAATATTCACGGTAAATAAGGAAGACCACACACTCGGAAACATGATTAGGCA CCAGTTACTGAAGGATCCGAAAGTACTGTTCGCCGGATACAAGGTGCCTCATCCTCTGGAACATAAGTTTGTTCTGCGAATCCAGACTACTTCGGACTACACTCCGCAAGAGGCATTCATGAATGCCATCACTGACCTAACCTCAGAACTGTCACTATTTGAAGAACGATTCAAG